Proteins co-encoded in one Opitutus terrae PB90-1 genomic window:
- a CDS encoding GxGYxYP domain-containing protein gives MSLFSLVRRFRFPGSLCLIGWSLLFTAAAARAEFTAPSWEGSWVMIPEQSSTVDVFDTVSLDFKSVSPDRVHLIVHWGAQRSVDEPLDLRLGGAVNSVPVTHKFFGGNVFMGVRRDVGATREIVAHWKGAPFAELLLQDKLPIHAQQGRRVLDGSASLSLNTDGTVLTWLVQRPTRPADDPLVYRFKRAGYRDAYSMKMTDNWDIDGDLPTQAALITLQGVVNRHGPLLYFVYGPEWDYRFTGQIKEFYQQKKQFSFKQLTSLRQALTTFKDQVHSYVVWDKAVRTSLIVSFTVAGLEDAIVVSEELIPLMQELGLKPVADFRGQFTGQSDVQIYQWAYDQYWKRCSKDYICWMGGDGGRRMRPGVADFGMYHRCFFTDLSTDANNPKWAEEYQLADKLLSEMNRMAMCFGWHSYGKDKERDHVKLASSHVVRVDGLHTLPNTSFNTQVPLTPGYTFRNRHNVQPNATVTPQKKVYLAAVQTDSLGIGAWTRPGRGTIPYAWQVTMNWLWMSPSVLEMFYDQATPNDLFIGGLSGPGYMYAKAIPRDALPAAIAKSREQMKTLDLNIHEFMDYSEGASVEGNPDLPQSLIDIYLKEMPEAIGFINGYAPAYTFMRKEGRALVSYDYYLAEGKAEREVVADLLELAAINRDRPYFLLMHVRQWSDISRVKSVLDQLGPAFEVVPLDVFLKMAAAAPTFETYTRPE, from the coding sequence ATGTCCCTGTTCTCACTCGTTCGCCGCTTTCGTTTCCCCGGATCGCTCTGCCTGATCGGCTGGAGCCTGCTCTTCACCGCCGCCGCGGCTCGCGCGGAATTCACCGCCCCAAGCTGGGAAGGCAGCTGGGTGATGATCCCGGAGCAAAGCAGCACGGTCGACGTGTTCGACACTGTGTCGCTCGACTTCAAGTCCGTCTCGCCGGACCGCGTGCACCTGATCGTGCATTGGGGCGCGCAGCGCTCGGTGGACGAGCCGCTCGATCTACGGCTGGGCGGCGCGGTCAACTCGGTGCCGGTCACCCACAAGTTTTTTGGCGGGAATGTTTTCATGGGTGTGCGGCGCGACGTCGGCGCCACGCGCGAGATCGTCGCACACTGGAAGGGCGCTCCCTTCGCGGAACTCCTCCTGCAGGACAAGCTACCGATCCACGCCCAGCAAGGCCGGCGCGTCTTGGATGGCAGCGCGTCACTGTCGCTGAACACCGACGGCACGGTGCTCACCTGGCTGGTGCAACGCCCCACCCGCCCCGCCGACGACCCGCTCGTGTATCGCTTCAAGCGCGCCGGCTACCGTGACGCCTATTCCATGAAGATGACCGACAACTGGGACATTGACGGCGACCTGCCCACGCAAGCCGCGTTGATCACACTCCAGGGCGTCGTCAACCGCCACGGGCCGCTGCTCTACTTCGTCTACGGTCCGGAGTGGGACTATCGTTTCACCGGTCAGATCAAGGAATTCTACCAGCAGAAAAAACAGTTCTCGTTCAAGCAGCTCACCTCGCTGCGTCAGGCGCTGACCACTTTCAAGGACCAGGTGCACAGCTATGTGGTATGGGACAAAGCCGTGCGCACCTCGTTGATCGTTTCGTTCACGGTCGCGGGGCTCGAGGACGCGATCGTGGTGTCGGAGGAACTGATTCCGCTGATGCAGGAGCTCGGGCTCAAGCCGGTCGCGGATTTCCGCGGGCAGTTCACCGGCCAGAGCGATGTGCAAATCTACCAGTGGGCCTACGACCAGTACTGGAAGCGCTGCAGCAAGGACTACATCTGCTGGATGGGCGGCGATGGCGGCCGGCGGATGCGACCGGGCGTGGCCGATTTCGGGATGTACCACCGCTGCTTCTTCACCGATCTCTCGACCGACGCGAACAACCCCAAATGGGCCGAAGAGTACCAGCTCGCGGACAAGCTCCTCTCCGAGATGAACCGGATGGCGATGTGCTTCGGCTGGCACTCCTACGGCAAGGATAAGGAGCGCGATCACGTGAAGCTGGCGTCATCGCACGTCGTCCGCGTGGACGGCCTGCACACGTTGCCCAACACGAGCTTCAACACCCAGGTGCCGCTCACGCCGGGCTACACCTTCCGGAACCGCCACAACGTGCAACCGAACGCGACCGTCACGCCCCAAAAGAAAGTCTACCTCGCCGCGGTGCAGACCGACTCGCTCGGCATCGGCGCGTGGACGCGGCCCGGGCGCGGCACGATTCCGTATGCGTGGCAAGTGACGATGAACTGGCTGTGGATGTCACCTTCGGTGCTCGAGATGTTCTACGATCAGGCCACGCCGAACGACCTCTTCATCGGTGGACTTTCGGGCCCCGGCTACATGTACGCCAAGGCGATTCCCCGCGACGCGCTGCCGGCCGCGATCGCCAAATCGCGCGAGCAAATGAAAACGCTCGATCTGAACATCCACGAATTCATGGACTATTCCGAGGGCGCGTCGGTCGAGGGGAATCCCGACCTGCCGCAGTCGCTGATCGACATTTACCTGAAGGAAATGCCGGAGGCGATCGGGTTCATCAATGGCTATGCCCCGGCCTACACCTTCATGCGCAAGGAGGGTCGCGCGCTGGTGTCCTATGATTACTATCTGGCCGAGGGCAAAGCGGAGCGCGAGGTCGTCGCCGACTTGCTCGAACTCGCCGCGATCAATCGGGACCGGCCGTATTTCCTGCTCATGCACGTGCGGCAGTGGAGCGACATCAGCCGGGTGAAGTCGGTGCTCGATCAACTCGGGCCCGCGTTCGAGGTGGTGCCGCTCGACGTGTTCCTCAAGATGGCCGCCGCCGCGCCGACGTTCGAGACCTACACCCGGCCGGAGTAA
- a CDS encoding FG-GAP-like repeat-containing protein, giving the protein MFITVAPDDSGVRTENKYDDPEMWGRRAREFDLGGIGTGVAIGDYDGDGRPDLFAVSKTESCRLFRNLGGWKFEDVTEKAGVADTGADARIWKQGATFADVNNDGRLDLYVCRFNAPNLLYVNQGDGTFKEQARAYGLDVKDATVMATFADYDRDGWLDVFIQTNVLDAVAKPEGQRDYLFHNNGDPARVGFTDVTPHAGVAPGPTHGNSAVWWDYDADGWPDLYVANDFAVPDALFRNNRDGTFTDVITRVMPTVPYSSMGSDLGDADNDGRLDLLVTDMAATNHVKDQRTMAESRARMRVPEDGATEIRQFPFSTLALNTGTGRCLEAAQLAGVAATDWTWSPRWEDLDNDGRVDLHVTNGMYREIHNQDLIARRSSAASIAIAGQITRGSPVLAESNYVFRNLGELRFENVSAAWGLDHVGVSFGSALGDLDGDGDLDLFYANYQAGATLLRNDSDNGHRVICVLRGTRSNRFGIGATLTLETDAGVQVRALTLARGFMSSSEPIAHFGLGEETAIRRLTVHWPSGAVQVFENVVADQRLTITEPGAGVAGVADPGQPATSLTNDGPGSSSPATPIPQFHEISTTVGLSWAAPEEPYDEFLDQRLLPFGLNRRGPALAVGDLDGSGRDSVCLGGTTREPLKILRPDASGTWTRVESPALTEPPAVNDGPLLLFDADADGDDDLLVTAGGTSAPAGAPEYQSRLFLNDGHGRFAPAPAGTLPEFAISAGAACTADFDRDGRLDVFVGGRVSPGLYPATPPSALLANRGSRFEDVTDSVAPNLRAVGMVTAALWSDVDADGWPDLLVALEWGAVKCFHNEAGRTFSDWTEQLGFAAAGTGWWRAIATADFNGDGRPDYAVGNLGLNTPYRADAGHPALLFTGDFAGRGSPEIVEAYDENGRLYPRRSRTDLGAAIPAVFRRYRANNDYARATLPEILGEDRLASATRFAATELRSGVLLSGPDGRYRFEPWPNLAQIAPANGLVAGDFDGDGRADLYVAQNSYAPAPAIGRFDGGLSQFLRGDGQGHFAPVPPSASGLVVPGDAKALAVLDLDADGWPDFLVTRNNDTTLAFRNRGVASRHSLRVVLQGPPGNPHAVGAVVTLEHADGFAQSGEITAVSGFSSQSTAASFFGFTAENPPRRVRVRWPSGETTTQEVDVNVPAVLRLRAP; this is encoded by the coding sequence ATGTTCATCACGGTCGCACCCGACGACAGCGGTGTGCGCACGGAGAACAAATATGACGATCCCGAGATGTGGGGACGACGCGCGCGCGAGTTCGATCTCGGCGGCATCGGCACGGGCGTCGCGATCGGCGACTACGACGGCGATGGTCGACCCGACTTGTTTGCCGTCAGCAAAACCGAAAGCTGCCGGCTCTTTCGCAATCTCGGCGGCTGGAAATTCGAGGACGTCACCGAAAAGGCCGGCGTCGCGGACACCGGCGCCGACGCGCGGATCTGGAAGCAAGGCGCGACATTCGCCGACGTGAACAACGACGGCCGGCTGGATCTCTACGTCTGCCGGTTCAACGCGCCCAACCTGCTCTACGTCAACCAGGGCGACGGCACCTTCAAGGAACAGGCGCGCGCGTATGGACTCGACGTGAAGGATGCCACCGTGATGGCGACGTTTGCGGACTACGACCGCGACGGCTGGCTCGACGTGTTCATCCAGACCAACGTGCTCGATGCGGTGGCGAAGCCCGAAGGCCAGCGCGACTACCTTTTCCACAACAACGGCGATCCCGCACGCGTGGGCTTTACCGACGTCACCCCGCACGCCGGCGTCGCCCCCGGCCCCACGCACGGCAACTCGGCCGTGTGGTGGGACTACGACGCCGACGGCTGGCCCGATCTCTACGTGGCGAACGATTTTGCCGTGCCGGATGCGCTGTTTCGCAACAACCGCGACGGCACGTTCACCGATGTGATCACCCGCGTGATGCCGACCGTGCCCTACTCCTCCATGGGCTCGGATCTCGGCGACGCGGACAACGACGGCCGGCTCGACTTGCTGGTCACCGACATGGCCGCGACGAATCACGTGAAGGACCAGCGCACGATGGCGGAATCGCGCGCCCGGATGCGCGTGCCAGAGGATGGCGCGACGGAAATCCGGCAGTTTCCCTTCAGCACGCTCGCCTTGAACACCGGGACTGGCCGCTGCCTCGAGGCCGCACAACTCGCCGGCGTCGCCGCCACCGACTGGACCTGGTCGCCGCGTTGGGAAGATTTGGATAACGACGGCCGCGTCGACCTCCACGTGACGAACGGCATGTATCGGGAGATCCACAACCAGGACCTGATCGCGCGCCGCAGCTCGGCGGCGAGCATCGCGATCGCGGGTCAGATCACGCGCGGCAGTCCGGTGCTGGCGGAATCGAACTACGTTTTCCGGAATCTCGGCGAGCTGCGGTTCGAAAACGTTTCGGCCGCGTGGGGGCTGGATCACGTCGGGGTCAGCTTCGGATCGGCGCTCGGCGATCTCGATGGCGACGGCGATCTCGATCTCTTCTACGCGAACTATCAGGCGGGCGCCACGCTGCTGCGCAACGACAGCGACAACGGTCATCGCGTGATCTGCGTGTTGCGCGGCACGCGGAGCAACCGATTCGGAATCGGCGCCACGCTTACGCTCGAGACCGACGCCGGCGTGCAGGTCCGGGCGCTCACGCTGGCGCGCGGGTTCATGTCGAGCAGCGAGCCCATCGCGCATTTCGGGCTCGGCGAAGAAACCGCGATACGCCGGCTGACGGTGCACTGGCCGAGCGGCGCGGTGCAGGTGTTCGAAAACGTGGTCGCAGACCAGCGGCTGACGATCACGGAGCCTGGCGCAGGTGTAGCCGGGGTCGCTGACCCCGGCCAGCCAGCCACCTCGCTGACGAATGATGGACCGGGCTCATCGAGCCCGGCTACACCCATCCCACAATTTCATGAGATTAGCACCACCGTCGGTCTCTCGTGGGCGGCGCCCGAGGAACCTTACGACGAATTCCTCGACCAGCGGCTGCTGCCGTTCGGACTGAACCGTCGCGGCCCCGCACTCGCCGTGGGCGATCTGGATGGCAGCGGACGCGACAGCGTGTGTCTCGGCGGCACGACGCGCGAGCCGCTGAAGATTCTGCGGCCTGACGCGTCGGGCACGTGGACGCGTGTCGAATCACCCGCACTCACTGAACCACCGGCGGTCAACGACGGTCCGCTGCTCCTGTTCGACGCCGACGCTGACGGCGACGACGACCTGCTCGTCACCGCCGGCGGCACGAGCGCGCCCGCGGGTGCGCCGGAATATCAGTCACGACTCTTCCTGAACGACGGTCATGGCCGCTTTGCGCCCGCGCCCGCGGGCACATTGCCGGAATTCGCGATCAGCGCCGGCGCGGCTTGCACCGCCGACTTCGATCGCGACGGTCGGCTCGATGTGTTCGTCGGTGGTCGTGTTTCACCGGGGTTGTACCCGGCGACGCCGCCGAGCGCACTGCTCGCCAACCGCGGTAGCCGGTTTGAAGACGTGACCGACTCCGTCGCGCCGAACCTGCGCGCGGTGGGCATGGTGACGGCCGCACTCTGGAGCGACGTCGACGCCGACGGCTGGCCCGACCTGCTGGTCGCGCTCGAATGGGGCGCGGTGAAGTGTTTTCACAATGAAGCCGGCCGGACCTTTTCCGACTGGACCGAGCAGCTCGGATTCGCCGCCGCGGGCACCGGCTGGTGGCGCGCGATCGCGACGGCGGATTTCAACGGCGACGGCCGGCCCGACTACGCGGTCGGCAATCTCGGATTGAACACGCCGTATCGCGCGGATGCCGGTCATCCCGCGCTTCTGTTTACCGGCGATTTCGCCGGTCGCGGTTCACCGGAGATCGTGGAAGCGTACGACGAGAACGGCCGCCTGTATCCGCGACGCAGCCGCACGGACCTGGGCGCCGCGATTCCCGCGGTGTTCCGGCGTTATCGCGCGAATAACGACTATGCGCGCGCGACGCTGCCGGAAATTCTCGGTGAAGACCGGCTCGCGAGCGCGACCCGGTTCGCGGCGACGGAGCTGCGCAGCGGTGTGTTGCTGAGCGGGCCGGATGGCCGATATCGGTTCGAGCCCTGGCCCAACCTCGCCCAGATCGCGCCGGCGAACGGACTTGTCGCGGGGGATTTCGACGGCGACGGCCGCGCAGATCTCTACGTGGCGCAAAATTCCTATGCTCCGGCGCCGGCGATCGGCCGGTTCGATGGCGGCCTGAGCCAGTTCCTCCGCGGCGACGGCCAGGGGCACTTTGCACCGGTCCCGCCGAGCGCCAGCGGGCTGGTGGTGCCCGGCGATGCCAAGGCGCTGGCCGTGCTCGATCTCGATGCCGACGGCTGGCCGGATTTTCTGGTGACGCGCAATAACGACACGACGCTCGCGTTTCGCAATCGCGGCGTCGCGAGCCGGCACTCGTTGCGCGTAGTGTTGCAAGGTCCGCCTGGCAATCCGCACGCCGTCGGCGCCGTGGTCACGCTCGAGCACGCCGACGGGTTCGCGCAAAGCGGAGAGATCACCGCCGTCTCGGGATTTTCGAGCCAGTCGACGGCCGCGTCGTTTTTCGGTTTCACCGCAGAAAATCCGCCGCGTCGCGTGCGCGTGCGCTGGCCATCAGGTGAGACGACAACCCAGGAAGTCGACGTGAACGTGCCGGCCGTGCTGCGGCTGCGCGCGCCGTGA
- a CDS encoding FG-GAP repeat domain-containing protein yields MSKRLIWISGAVLILVIAAALLWFSPASRSSHATSAEFMQLMTRGNGLLENGDAAGAIDVYTRALPLSPQSTDVRLNLANAYLLAERPMDAAAACRQVLDLDRNNAAAYYLLGCALLRQNQPEPAAEAFQQSWKIEPGIPALDFQMGMAQRELGHLPDAISLFESVVRAEPAHPSAHYQLSQLYRRVGRAEDATRELQQHQQILAGLSAASITVAALERCKHTQPLAPFVLAQPEHDGIAVRFADDTVAVFGELAASHRGPLAIVDYGHDGRPSLFVQDQTSGFVLLDNRAGKFAPLGRPLRVPADGGYRTALTGDLDNDGLDDVVVLGEQDSRVFKFYAQGRVRDATRAAGLEGLRARGGLLADLDFTGNLDLLVVKPDGSGLGVRRNLGNLAFDANWSDSGLPADVPGATHVLTEDWANEGRPGVFVARTSSAPVFFAKQRAAAFTPTELTRTWPTGAVIATTDFDNDLRAEACLATADAIEFVGREPHQNRTLPLNGFAVAQLLPVDYDNDGWIDLIACGAQGLRIWRNAGNAGFRDVTAALGLTAAGPIEEIVAADFDTDGDTDFVTGSEAGLRFWRNDGGNQNLQLKLRLAGQRSNTSALGVRVEVTAGNWRTRRTVRQNPLELGVGQHRQLDALKIRWFDLTTSQVDVPITREVHTVAEPTLPSGSCPYLYVWRGARFEFVTDILGAAPLGLPMSEKRFVAADPEELLALGNETAFVPRDGAYEIRITEELREALYLDEAHLIAVDHPIGTVVHPTSKMLPGPPFPQHALRVLRPLSAPHQATRSDNLDVTAALARIDHVMVSPVQLRRPQLRGLAEPYAVTLDFGVLAAERPLVLALTGWIRFGGGMANISGSIDPTLPFPFPGLEVELADGAWQKVDVVVGTPAGKTKTILVDLAGKLPTGARRLRLSTAYEIYWDAASLCEDAGTIDTREQHLNATRTDLRWHGYGRFADLPPSLPLTPLYDEVSSVPPWDRTPGGWFTRYGAVDELVARRDDRLALLAAGDELALSFDAAQLPPLAPGMTRDFFLHVVGWDKDADFHVEQGWRLEPFPYSGMDDQTYGKEARPAHLDDAWIKDYNTRWVDEIVPHPAGKPQPVP; encoded by the coding sequence ATGTCCAAGCGCCTGATCTGGATCAGCGGTGCCGTTTTGATCCTCGTGATTGCCGCGGCCCTCCTGTGGTTTTCGCCGGCTTCGCGCTCGTCCCACGCGACGTCCGCCGAGTTCATGCAGCTAATGACGCGCGGCAACGGACTGCTCGAGAACGGCGACGCCGCCGGGGCGATCGATGTTTACACCCGGGCCCTGCCGCTCTCGCCGCAAAGCACCGATGTCCGGCTCAACCTCGCCAACGCCTACCTGCTCGCGGAGCGACCCATGGACGCCGCCGCGGCCTGCCGCCAGGTGCTCGACCTCGATCGCAACAACGCTGCCGCCTACTACCTGCTCGGCTGCGCCCTGCTCCGCCAGAACCAGCCCGAGCCCGCTGCCGAGGCGTTTCAACAGTCATGGAAGATTGAACCCGGCATTCCCGCGCTCGATTTTCAGATGGGCATGGCCCAGCGGGAACTCGGCCACTTGCCCGATGCGATCAGCCTGTTCGAGAGCGTCGTCCGCGCCGAGCCCGCCCATCCCTCGGCTCATTATCAACTCAGCCAGCTCTATCGTCGCGTTGGTCGCGCCGAAGACGCCACGCGCGAGCTCCAGCAGCACCAGCAAATCCTCGCGGGACTCTCGGCAGCCTCCATCACCGTCGCCGCGCTCGAGCGCTGCAAACACACGCAGCCGCTCGCGCCGTTCGTCCTCGCCCAACCCGAACACGACGGCATCGCCGTGCGTTTCGCCGACGACACCGTCGCCGTCTTCGGTGAGCTGGCAGCGAGTCATCGCGGACCACTGGCGATCGTCGACTACGGCCACGATGGCCGGCCGAGCCTTTTCGTGCAGGACCAGACCAGCGGGTTCGTTCTGCTCGACAACCGCGCCGGCAAGTTCGCTCCGCTGGGCCGACCGCTGCGCGTGCCGGCCGACGGCGGCTATCGCACCGCGCTCACCGGCGATCTCGACAACGACGGACTCGACGACGTGGTCGTGCTCGGCGAGCAGGATTCGCGCGTCTTCAAGTTTTACGCCCAGGGCCGCGTCCGTGACGCGACGCGCGCCGCCGGACTCGAAGGTCTCCGGGCCCGCGGCGGACTGCTCGCCGATCTCGATTTCACCGGTAACCTCGACCTGCTCGTGGTGAAGCCGGATGGTTCCGGGCTCGGCGTCCGGCGCAACCTCGGCAACCTGGCCTTCGACGCGAACTGGTCCGACTCCGGTCTGCCCGCAGACGTTCCGGGCGCCACGCACGTGCTGACCGAAGACTGGGCCAACGAAGGACGGCCTGGTGTGTTTGTTGCACGCACCAGCAGCGCGCCGGTTTTTTTTGCCAAGCAGCGTGCGGCGGCGTTCACCCCGACCGAGCTGACCCGCACGTGGCCGACCGGCGCGGTGATCGCGACAACGGATTTCGACAACGACCTCCGCGCCGAAGCATGCCTCGCGACTGCCGACGCGATCGAGTTCGTCGGGCGCGAGCCGCACCAAAACCGCACGCTGCCGCTGAATGGGTTCGCGGTCGCGCAGCTGCTGCCCGTCGACTACGACAACGATGGCTGGATCGACTTGATCGCGTGCGGCGCGCAGGGCCTTCGGATCTGGCGCAATGCCGGCAACGCCGGCTTCCGCGACGTCACCGCCGCGCTGGGACTCACCGCCGCCGGGCCGATCGAGGAAATCGTCGCCGCGGATTTCGACACCGACGGCGACACGGATTTCGTGACCGGATCCGAAGCGGGGCTGCGCTTTTGGCGCAACGACGGCGGCAATCAAAACTTGCAGCTCAAGCTGCGGCTCGCCGGTCAGCGCTCGAACACGAGCGCGCTCGGCGTGCGCGTCGAAGTCACCGCCGGCAACTGGCGCACGCGTCGCACGGTCCGGCAGAATCCATTGGAGCTTGGCGTCGGTCAGCATCGGCAGCTCGATGCGCTGAAGATCCGCTGGTTCGATCTCACCACCTCGCAGGTCGACGTGCCGATCACGCGCGAGGTTCACACCGTGGCCGAGCCGACGCTGCCAAGCGGCTCATGCCCGTATCTCTACGTCTGGCGCGGCGCGCGTTTCGAATTTGTCACCGATATCCTCGGCGCCGCCCCGCTCGGCTTGCCGATGAGCGAAAAACGGTTCGTCGCGGCCGATCCCGAGGAGTTGCTCGCGCTCGGTAACGAGACGGCCTTCGTCCCGCGCGACGGCGCCTACGAAATCCGAATCACCGAGGAATTGCGCGAGGCGCTCTATCTCGACGAGGCGCACTTGATCGCCGTCGACCATCCGATCGGCACCGTGGTGCACCCAACCAGCAAGATGCTGCCCGGTCCGCCGTTCCCGCAGCACGCATTGCGGGTGCTGCGTCCGCTCTCGGCTCCGCACCAGGCGACGCGCAGCGACAATCTCGACGTGACTGCGGCGTTGGCACGAATCGACCACGTGATGGTTTCGCCGGTGCAGTTGCGCCGGCCGCAACTCCGCGGACTCGCGGAGCCGTACGCCGTCACCCTCGACTTTGGAGTGTTGGCGGCCGAGCGGCCGCTGGTGTTGGCGCTCACCGGCTGGATTCGGTTCGGCGGCGGGATGGCGAACATCTCGGGCTCGATTGACCCGACGCTGCCGTTTCCGTTTCCCGGCCTCGAGGTGGAACTCGCCGACGGCGCGTGGCAGAAGGTGGACGTTGTCGTCGGTACGCCCGCGGGCAAAACGAAAACGATTCTGGTCGATCTCGCCGGCAAGCTGCCCACCGGCGCGCGCCGACTGCGGCTCTCCACTGCCTATGAAATCTACTGGGACGCTGCCTCGCTCTGCGAAGATGCCGGCACCATCGACACCCGCGAGCAGCACCTCAACGCAACGCGCACCGACCTGCGCTGGCACGGCTACGGTCGATTCGCGGATCTGCCGCCGTCGCTGCCGCTCACGCCCCTCTACGACGAGGTCTCGAGCGTGCCGCCGTGGGATCGCACGCCCGGCGGCTGGTTCACGCGTTACGGTGCCGTGGACGAACTTGTCGCGCGGCGCGACGATCGGCTGGCACTCCTCGCCGCGGGCGACGAACTCGCGCTGTCGTTCGACGCCGCGCAGCTGCCGCCGCTCGCCCCCGGGATGACGCGCGACTTTTTCCTGCACGTGGTTGGTTGGGACAAGGACGCCGACTTCCACGTCGAGCAAGGGTGGCGGCTCGAGCCGTTTCCTTACAGCGGCATGGACGACCAAACCTACGGGAAGGAAGCGCGGCCCGCGCACCTCGATGACGCGTGGATCAAGGACTACAACACTCGCTGGGTGGACGAGATCGTTCCCCATCCCGCCGGGAAACCGCAGCCCGTGCCGTGA
- a CDS encoding asparagine synthase-related protein — protein sequence MDDYIERLVDLIDPASHRLHNMTIEAARERILNGSPESVREIDGSFAIVAREGKRVRMARSLDRPMRYFLAKRREGPALIVADRIDAIHEQLKREGLDRQFHPSYTRMVPAHYVIELQLIGCPDPDPTYTRYFTPERNALPADLDAIGRAYIGALADEVAKWLRSMPEHEPIGVCFSGGVDSGAVFVTVYEVMRKLGMNPARLKAFTLDFGDGPDVRQAREFLERLGLGLFLETIEADPASLNVADTLRVLEDYKPLDVECASMVLALCRGIRARYPEWRLLVDGDGGDENLKDYPIEENPELTIRSVVNNLMLYHEGWGVGRIKHSLTYSGGLSRSYARTYAPARQCGFEDFSPFTRPAVIAVAEGIPFATLSEMSVDRLYSLKGEVARRGIKVHFGIDLPVFEKRRFQHGAIPVQQLRERLNTREADYRRQYHALYQ from the coding sequence ATGGACGACTATATCGAACGGCTCGTGGATCTCATCGATCCTGCCTCACATCGCCTGCACAATATGACCATCGAAGCGGCGCGCGAGCGGATCCTCAACGGCTCGCCCGAGTCGGTGCGCGAAATCGACGGTTCGTTCGCGATCGTCGCGCGCGAGGGCAAGCGCGTGCGGATGGCGCGCTCGCTCGACCGGCCGATGCGCTACTTCCTCGCCAAACGCCGCGAGGGTCCGGCGCTGATCGTCGCCGATCGGATCGACGCGATCCACGAGCAGTTGAAACGCGAAGGACTCGACCGGCAATTTCACCCGAGCTACACGCGAATGGTCCCGGCGCACTACGTGATCGAGCTGCAGCTCATCGGCTGCCCGGATCCCGATCCCACCTACACGCGGTATTTCACGCCGGAGCGCAACGCGCTGCCGGCCGACCTCGACGCGATTGGCCGGGCCTACATCGGCGCGCTGGCCGACGAGGTTGCGAAATGGCTCCGCAGCATGCCCGAGCACGAGCCGATTGGCGTGTGCTTCTCGGGCGGCGTCGATAGCGGCGCCGTGTTCGTGACCGTCTACGAAGTGATGCGGAAGCTCGGGATGAATCCCGCGCGACTGAAGGCATTCACGCTCGACTTCGGCGACGGGCCGGATGTCCGGCAGGCGCGGGAGTTTTTGGAGCGACTCGGGCTCGGACTGTTCCTGGAGACGATTGAGGCGGATCCGGCTTCGCTGAACGTCGCGGACACGCTGCGGGTCCTGGAGGATTACAAGCCGCTCGATGTCGAATGCGCTTCGATGGTGCTGGCGTTGTGCCGCGGCATCCGCGCGCGTTATCCGGAGTGGCGGCTGCTCGTCGATGGCGACGGTGGCGACGAGAATCTGAAGGACTATCCGATCGAGGAGAATCCGGAGCTCACGATCCGCAGTGTCGTCAACAATCTCATGCTCTACCACGAAGGCTGGGGCGTCGGTCGGATCAAACACTCGCTGACTTACAGCGGCGGGCTGAGCCGCAGCTACGCGCGGACCTATGCGCCGGCGCGGCAGTGCGGGTTCGAAGACTTCAGTCCGTTTACGAGGCCGGCCGTGATCGCGGTGGCCGAAGGCATTCCCTTCGCCACGCTGAGCGAGATGTCGGTGGACCGACTCTACTCGTTGAAAGGCGAGGTCGCGCGGCGCGGGATCAAGGTACATTTCGGCATCGACCTGCCGGTGTTCGAAAAGCGGCGGTTCCAGCACGGCGCGATTCCGGTGCAGCAGCTGCGCGAGCGGCTCAACACTCGCGAAGCCGATTACCGGCGACAGTATCACGCGCTGTACCAATAG